Proteins from a single region of Fibrobacter sp.:
- the tig gene encoding trigger factor, with the protein MSVEIKETSATLRTLEVNIPQEDLKAPFEKKLSQYKKQVTLKGFRQGQVPKAMILKQFGDSIRHEVVNETVDAVLNAELKKANIIPVGQLKVVKFNDDKESAITMTVEVEIDPEIDIKGYADTGVTVPQTAVHEEEVQAEFDHLMKMWSKDEHVDRASQKGDVVVGNYLDVVIDGEKQELPENREFRSLLGESASPGFDEGLTGANAGETKEINFKYPDDHKDERYRGKTAQFKVEVTDVRQIVPPTLDEEFCKKVGVKDEAELKSNIAESLANQKQDAAKTKAINEAIDKLIEQNPFEVPNARVADLIKWSINRNVQDPKDAVEPTEEQMKTLAPEAIREIKKHRILEFVANKEKIRPAQAQVDARLQEMAKAYHIEFDDLKAHFRQSGRINQLREELRFQMAADFIVGIRPAAEESK; encoded by the coding sequence ATGTCCGTTGAAATCAAAGAAACCAGCGCAACCCTGCGTACCCTCGAAGTCAATATCCCCCAGGAGGACCTGAAGGCTCCTTTCGAAAAGAAGCTGTCCCAGTACAAAAAGCAGGTGACGCTGAAGGGTTTCCGCCAGGGCCAGGTTCCCAAGGCCATGATTTTGAAGCAGTTCGGCGATTCTATCCGTCATGAGGTTGTGAACGAGACCGTAGATGCCGTCTTGAACGCCGAGCTCAAGAAGGCGAACATCATCCCCGTGGGCCAGTTGAAGGTCGTGAAGTTCAACGACGACAAGGAATCCGCCATTACCATGACGGTAGAAGTGGAAATTGACCCTGAAATCGACATCAAGGGCTATGCCGACACGGGTGTGACCGTTCCTCAGACCGCCGTCCACGAAGAAGAAGTCCAGGCCGAATTCGACCACCTGATGAAGATGTGGAGCAAGGACGAACATGTGGACCGAGCCTCCCAGAAGGGCGACGTGGTGGTGGGTAACTACCTGGATGTGGTGATTGACGGTGAAAAGCAGGAACTGCCCGAGAATCGCGAATTCCGCAGTCTGTTGGGCGAATCCGCCAGCCCCGGTTTTGACGAGGGCCTGACCGGTGCCAACGCCGGTGAAACCAAGGAAATCAACTTCAAGTACCCCGACGACCACAAGGACGAACGCTACCGCGGCAAGACCGCCCAGTTCAAGGTGGAAGTGACGGACGTGCGCCAGATTGTTCCGCCTACCCTGGACGAAGAATTCTGCAAGAAGGTGGGCGTCAAGGACGAAGCCGAGCTCAAGAGCAATATCGCCGAAAGCCTTGCCAACCAGAAGCAGGATGCCGCCAAGACCAAGGCCATCAACGAGGCCATCGACAAGCTTATCGAGCAGAACCCGTTCGAGGTTCCCAATGCCCGCGTGGCAGACCTCATCAAGTGGTCCATCAACCGCAACGTGCAGGACCCGAAGGATGCGGTGGAACCCACCGAAGAACAGATGAAGACATTGGCCCCCGAAGCTATCCGCGAAATCAAGAAGCATCGCATTCTGGAGTTCGTTGCCAACAAGGAAAAGATCCGCCCCGCACAGGCCCAGGTGGACGCTCGCCTGCAGGAAATGGCCAAGGCCTACCACATTGAATTTGACGACCTGAAGGCTCATTTCCGTCAGTCTGGCCGTATCAACCAGCTTCGTGAAGAACTCCGCTTCCAGATGGCTGCCGACTTTATCGTGGGTATCCGTCCGGCTGCCGAAGAATCCAAGTAA
- a CDS encoding ATP-dependent Clp protease proteolytic subunit, whose product MIIPTVIETTGRGERAYDIYSRLLKERIIFLGTPINDEVANNVMAQLIFLEYENPEKDITLYINSPGGYVSAGLAIYDTMQHVRPNIATICIGNCASMAAVLLAAGTKGKRYALPHSRIMLHQPSGAATGQSTDIQITAKEIIRTKDTLAEIVAKHTGKSIDEVREKTDRDFYMGPEEAKAFGVIDEVFVPRKEGV is encoded by the coding sequence ATGATCATTCCTACCGTCATTGAGACCACCGGGCGTGGTGAACGCGCCTATGATATCTACTCCCGTCTCCTCAAGGAGCGCATCATCTTCTTGGGCACGCCCATCAACGATGAAGTGGCGAACAACGTCATGGCGCAGCTGATTTTCCTTGAGTATGAGAACCCGGAGAAGGATATCACGCTGTATATCAACAGCCCCGGTGGCTACGTGTCGGCAGGACTTGCCATTTACGATACCATGCAGCATGTGCGCCCGAACATCGCCACCATCTGCATCGGTAACTGTGCCTCTATGGCGGCAGTTCTCTTGGCGGCAGGCACCAAGGGCAAGCGCTATGCGCTTCCCCATTCCCGCATTATGCTGCACCAGCCTTCTGGTGCGGCCACGGGCCAGTCCACCGACATCCAGATTACTGCCAAAGAAATTATCCGCACCAAGGATACCCTTGCCGAAATCGTGGCCAAGCACACCGGCAAGTCTATCGACGAAGTCCGCGAAAAGACGGATCGTGATTTCTATATGGGACCAGAAGAAGCAAAGGCTTTCGGCGTCATCGACGAAGTCTTTGTCCCGCGTAAAGAGGGAGTCTAA